In Cloacibacillus sp., one DNA window encodes the following:
- a CDS encoding solute carrier family 23 protein, which produces MSQSTRKILFELHGIPKFTEALPLAMQHVVAMIIGCITPAIVISAVAKVSPEDTMLLIQASLVTAAIATFIQLYPLAGRVGAGIPVVMGVSFAYVPVLIAIGASMGLPAILGAQIVGGFAAIIVGIFIRRLRPLFPPLVSGTVVFTIGLSLYPVAIRYMAGGAGVAGFGSALNWGVALFTLAAVSFFSFFTKGFTKLASVLLGMAAGVYSRGLSRNGLL; this is translated from the coding sequence ATGTCACAATCAACACGCAAGATTCTCTTTGAGCTCCACGGCATTCCCAAATTCACCGAAGCCCTGCCCCTCGCCATGCAGCATGTCGTCGCGATGATCATCGGCTGTATAACGCCCGCCATCGTGATAAGCGCGGTGGCGAAGGTCTCTCCCGAAGATACGATGCTTCTGATCCAGGCCTCGCTCGTCACGGCGGCGATCGCCACCTTTATTCAGCTGTATCCGCTAGCGGGGCGCGTCGGCGCGGGAATCCCCGTGGTGATGGGGGTCAGCTTCGCCTATGTGCCTGTTTTGATCGCGATCGGGGCCTCGATGGGGCTCCCCGCCATTCTCGGGGCGCAGATCGTCGGCGGCTTCGCGGCGATCATCGTGGGAATATTCATCCGCAGGCTGCGCCCTCTGTTTCCGCCGCTAGTCTCCGGAACGGTGGTATTTACGATCGGGCTGTCGCTGTATCCGGTCGCCATCCGTTATATGGCCGGAGGCGCCGGCGTCGCCGGTTTCGGCTCCGCGCTCAACTGGGGGGTGGCGCTCTTTACGCTCGCCGCGGTCAGCTTTTTTTCCTTCTTTACCAAAGGATTTACCAAACTTGCCTCCGTTCTGCTCGGCATGGCGGCGGGGGTATATTCTCGCGGCCTGTCTCGGAATGGTCTCCTTTGA